A region from the Sandaracinus amylolyticus genome encodes:
- a CDS encoding alpha-amylase family glycosyl hydrolase yields MPRRSSTAVSALLLLLATACASDPGTLAVDAGPGYRRDGSPGPSFRPPCGGDGGTSGDASCGDGEVPMPEEDAGPPPPPCNEITFTLRRPGASSVWVSGSFLADASSVWPGTPEAGALEMVDDGSGNWSVTHLVEPVGRHLYKFIVDGTTWIADPGNDQREWDTITGGGCQPDGAGCNSVLSVCDVVPTGPVEGRVGDLEYRVERESDGYDVTIRYVGSGTLDLAGSTTRLNGEDVDLSSVYDASTRTFTISRTGLAPNKYSYLLRLRTTGGANLTPLFLPIWIGDDYRYGGFSWTDGIVYQIFTDRFANGDPSNDIDNGEGTLAQVTDRRSQWQGGDFAGITQQIRDGYFEEMGINALWISSPILNSHGSQPAVDPGDTRRFSSYHSYHPIATGHTHLDDYGYPNPIEPAFGTPEELHELVNEAHARGIRVIPDFVANHVQIEANIYDRHPEWFFDYEMCHDNWDRLRVECWFTSLMPDVDYGGNPAAVDAVVAHAIWMIQEFDFDGFRADALKHMDDVFTRELRAAIVEQVETTVHDHARPFEPASFYMVGESLGGWARYHVREDMVQGQVDEGYYNRAKASLLTFSDSLSSLAGFAIGNDTAYRSPQSTMGGVGGYPGAVMGNFFGNHDQWRALTEAGGATAQGYARLRLAQTFLFTSPYNVPMLYQGDDIGTLGGQDPDNRAFMRFTGLSTEEQRSLLNAQRAGRARAEHEALRRGRRESVLVETDFWAYRVSHPGAEDVYVVLNRGGGRSWSPPVSGYVDALGNCTGGNVPALSSCIYVPD; encoded by the coding sequence ATGCCGCGCCGCAGTTCCACCGCTGTATCCGCTTTACTTCTGCTGCTCGCGACCGCGTGCGCCTCGGATCCCGGCACCCTCGCCGTGGACGCCGGCCCAGGCTATCGGCGCGACGGATCGCCGGGGCCCTCGTTCCGCCCGCCCTGCGGCGGTGACGGCGGGACGAGCGGTGACGCGTCGTGCGGCGACGGCGAAGTGCCGATGCCCGAGGAGGACGCCGGACCGCCGCCTCCGCCTTGCAACGAGATCACGTTCACGCTGCGGCGCCCGGGCGCGAGCAGCGTCTGGGTGAGCGGCAGCTTCCTCGCCGACGCGAGCAGCGTCTGGCCGGGCACGCCCGAAGCGGGCGCGCTCGAGATGGTCGACGACGGCAGTGGCAACTGGAGCGTGACCCACCTCGTCGAGCCGGTCGGTCGTCATCTCTACAAGTTCATCGTCGACGGCACGACCTGGATCGCCGATCCCGGGAACGACCAGCGCGAGTGGGACACGATCACGGGCGGCGGGTGCCAGCCCGACGGCGCCGGCTGCAACAGCGTCCTCTCGGTGTGCGACGTGGTGCCGACCGGTCCCGTCGAGGGTCGCGTCGGTGATCTCGAGTACCGCGTCGAGCGGGAGAGCGACGGATACGACGTCACGATCCGCTACGTCGGCAGCGGCACGCTCGATCTCGCAGGGAGCACCACGCGCCTCAACGGCGAGGACGTCGATCTGAGCTCGGTCTACGACGCGTCGACGCGCACGTTCACGATCTCGCGCACCGGCCTCGCGCCCAACAAGTACAGCTACCTGCTGCGCCTGCGCACGACGGGCGGGGCGAACCTCACGCCGCTCTTCCTGCCGATCTGGATCGGTGACGACTACCGCTATGGCGGCTTCTCGTGGACCGACGGCATCGTCTACCAGATCTTCACCGACCGCTTCGCGAACGGCGATCCGAGCAACGACATCGACAACGGCGAGGGCACGCTCGCGCAGGTCACCGATCGTCGCAGCCAGTGGCAGGGCGGAGACTTCGCGGGGATCACCCAGCAGATCCGCGACGGCTACTTCGAGGAGATGGGCATCAACGCGCTGTGGATCAGCTCGCCGATCCTCAACTCGCACGGCTCGCAGCCGGCCGTCGATCCCGGGGATACGCGCCGGTTCTCGAGCTACCACTCGTACCACCCGATCGCGACGGGCCACACGCACCTCGACGACTACGGCTATCCGAACCCGATCGAGCCCGCGTTCGGCACGCCCGAAGAGCTGCACGAGCTCGTCAACGAAGCGCACGCGCGAGGCATCCGCGTGATCCCCGACTTCGTGGCGAACCACGTGCAGATCGAGGCGAACATCTACGACCGGCACCCCGAGTGGTTCTTCGACTACGAGATGTGCCACGACAACTGGGACCGCCTTCGCGTCGAGTGCTGGTTCACCTCGCTGATGCCCGACGTCGACTACGGCGGGAACCCCGCGGCCGTCGACGCGGTGGTCGCGCACGCGATCTGGATGATCCAGGAGTTCGACTTCGACGGCTTCCGCGCCGACGCCCTGAAGCACATGGACGACGTGTTCACGCGCGAGCTGCGCGCCGCGATCGTCGAGCAGGTCGAGACGACGGTGCACGATCACGCGCGCCCGTTCGAGCCCGCGTCGTTCTACATGGTCGGCGAGTCGCTCGGCGGATGGGCGCGTTACCACGTCCGCGAGGACATGGTGCAGGGCCAGGTCGACGAGGGGTATTACAACCGCGCGAAGGCATCGCTGCTGACGTTCAGCGACAGCCTCTCGAGCCTCGCGGGCTTCGCGATCGGCAACGACACCGCGTATCGCTCGCCGCAGAGCACGATGGGCGGGGTCGGCGGCTACCCCGGCGCGGTCATGGGCAACTTCTTCGGGAACCACGACCAGTGGCGCGCGCTGACCGAAGCGGGCGGCGCGACGGCCCAGGGATATGCGCGGCTGCGGCTCGCGCAGACGTTCCTCTTCACGTCGCCGTACAACGTCCCGATGCTCTACCAGGGCGACGACATCGGCACGCTCGGCGGGCAGGATCCCGACAACCGCGCGTTCATGCGCTTCACCGGCCTGAGCACGGAGGAGCAGCGCTCGCTGCTGAACGCGCAGCGCGCGGGCCGCGCGCGCGCCGAGCACGAGGCGCTGCGTCGTGGTCGCCGCGAGAGCGTGCTCGTCGAGACGGACTTCTGGGCGTACCGGGTGAGCCACCCGGGCGCCGAGGACGTGTACGTCGTGCTCAACCGCGGCGGCGGGCGCTCGTGGTCCCCGCCGGTGAGCGGCTACGTCGACGCGCTCGGCAACTGCACCGGCGGCAACGTGCCGGCGCTGTCGAGCTGCATCTACGTGCCCGACTGA